One segment of Desulfosudis oleivorans Hxd3 DNA contains the following:
- a CDS encoding restriction endonuclease subunit S, giving the protein MKRYPKYKDSGVEWIGEVPEQWEVKRLKFLAKNVNEQTNTKKQDEIYIALENVESWTGRISPQDNEITFESQAKCFCSNDILFGKLRPYLAKVARPNKSGVCVGEFLVLRVLDNEVLPEFLEQKLRSQWFIELVNSSTFGAKMPRADWTFISNVKLTYPSPKEQNHIASYLDHKTRLIDTLIEKKQKLVELLQEQRTALISHAVTKGLNPKTKMKDTGIEWLGKVPEHWATASLRWYLRIGSGEFLSNNDFLTEASDQKNIPVIGGNGVMGYTSKTNIQEPTIAIGRVGALCGNVHLVNPPAWITDNALRLSNIKDFLIDYLSLFLGVLDLNRLANQNAQPLITGSMIKSQKVPIPPIPEQKDILQYCSKFSQTIDHGINTLHKQIAVLQEYRTTLISDVVTGKIDVRDEVIP; this is encoded by the coding sequence ATGAAACGGTATCCGAAGTATAAGGACAGCGGGGTTGAGTGGATAGGCGAAGTGCCGGAACAGTGGGAAGTAAAGCGGTTAAAATTTCTGGCTAAGAATGTGAACGAACAGACAAACACAAAAAAACAAGATGAAATCTATATTGCTCTTGAGAATGTTGAAAGCTGGACCGGTCGTATAAGCCCTCAAGACAATGAAATTACTTTTGAAAGCCAAGCAAAGTGTTTTTGTTCCAATGATATTTTGTTTGGGAAGCTTCGTCCGTATCTTGCTAAAGTAGCTCGGCCGAACAAATCCGGTGTCTGTGTCGGAGAATTCCTTGTCCTCCGAGTTCTTGACAATGAGGTCCTTCCCGAGTTTCTTGAACAAAAGCTACGGTCACAATGGTTTATTGAGTTGGTCAACAGCTCAACCTTTGGTGCGAAGATGCCAAGAGCAGATTGGACATTCATCAGTAATGTCAAGCTTACATATCCATCGCCAAAAGAACAAAATCATATCGCCTCTTACCTCGACCACAAAACCCGCCTCATCGACACCTTGATTGAAAAGAAACAGAAGCTGGTTGAACTGCTCCAGGAGCAGCGGACAGCCCTTATCAGCCATGCTGTCACCAAAGGGCTGAACCCCAAGACCAAGATGAAGGATACCGGGATTGAGTGGCTAGGTAAGGTGCCGGAGCATTGGGCAACAGCATCGTTAAGATGGTATTTAAGAATTGGCAGCGGAGAGTTCCTATCAAACAATGATTTTCTAACTGAAGCTTCTGATCAGAAGAACATTCCGGTAATTGGTGGTAATGGAGTAATGGGGTATACAAGCAAGACGAATATTCAGGAGCCAACAATAGCAATCGGACGGGTCGGAGCTCTTTGTGGAAATGTTCATTTGGTTAATCCACCCGCCTGGATAACTGATAATGCTCTTCGTCTTTCTAATATTAAGGATTTTCTCATTGATTACCTTTCATTGTTTCTTGGGGTTTTGGATTTAAATAGATTGGCTAATCAAAATGCACAGCCACTGATAACGGGAAGCATGATAAAATCACAAAAAGTTCCTATTCCGCCGATACCAGAACAGAAAGACATTCTTCAGTATTGTTCTAAATTTTCGCAAACGATTGATCATGGTATAAATACATTGCACAAGCAAATAGCCGTTTTACAAGAATACCGCACCACTCTAATATCCGATGTGGTTACCGGAAAAAT
- a CDS encoding type I restriction-modification system subunit M → MNNFQDKANFIWQVADDILRGTFKQHEYGDVILPFVVFRRLDCVLNGKKDEIIDTYKKFQKKLDDPSAVVLQATGGLKFYNVSLYDLQRLTQDAGNIEANFNNYINGYSKNVREIIDNFSIEKIIAKLAKNELLFMLVDKFTEIDLHPDKVKNHEMGYIFEELLRRFSEMSNETAGEHYTPREVIRLMVNLLFAEQKEELKGKGIVRSVYDPACGTGGMLTITKEHIQKHINPKLEVILFGQELNEQTYAIAKSDVLMTGGEPDNIKLGTSFSNDQFRDKRFNFMLSNPPFGVSWKKEQSFINNEAEDPGGRFHAGLPRVSDGAMLFLQHMISKMEPTGSRIAIIHNGSPLFTGDAGSGESNIRKWIIESDWLEAIVALPTELFFNTGIATYIWIVTNRKPAHRRGKVQLVNAVSFAQKMRKSLGSKRNFITTEQIQQITDIYTGFKDGEFCKVFDNEDFGFTKVTVERPEMKKDKIVKDKNGNPKPDTSLRDYEKIPLKVDIDEYFKREVLPHVPDAWMDRSKDKVGYEINFTKYFYKYQPLRSLDEIKADILALEKETDGLLSEVLS, encoded by the coding sequence GTGAACAACTTCCAGGACAAGGCTAATTTTATCTGGCAGGTCGCAGATGACATTCTACGAGGCACTTTCAAGCAGCATGAGTATGGCGATGTCATTCTTCCGTTTGTCGTTTTCCGCCGGCTGGACTGTGTTTTAAACGGCAAAAAAGACGAAATCATCGACACATACAAAAAGTTCCAGAAGAAGCTGGATGACCCGTCTGCTGTTGTTTTGCAGGCTACCGGAGGGTTGAAGTTTTACAATGTCTCCCTGTATGACCTTCAGCGGCTGACCCAGGATGCCGGCAATATCGAAGCCAACTTTAACAACTACATCAACGGGTACAGCAAGAATGTTCGGGAAATCATCGACAACTTCAGCATCGAGAAGATAATAGCCAAGCTGGCCAAGAACGAGCTTCTGTTCATGCTGGTGGACAAGTTCACCGAGATAGACCTTCACCCCGACAAAGTCAAAAATCATGAGATGGGCTACATTTTTGAGGAACTGCTTCGCCGTTTTTCAGAAATGTCAAATGAGACTGCTGGAGAGCACTACACCCCCCGTGAGGTCATCCGCCTCATGGTCAACCTGTTATTTGCCGAGCAGAAGGAAGAACTCAAGGGCAAGGGCATTGTCCGTTCTGTTTATGATCCGGCCTGTGGTACAGGCGGCATGTTGACCATCACCAAAGAGCATATCCAGAAACACATCAACCCCAAGCTGGAGGTCATTCTGTTCGGCCAGGAGCTCAACGAGCAGACCTATGCCATTGCAAAATCGGATGTCCTGATGACAGGCGGTGAGCCGGACAACATCAAGCTGGGCACCAGTTTCAGCAATGACCAGTTCAGGGATAAACGGTTCAACTTCATGCTTTCCAATCCACCTTTCGGTGTCAGCTGGAAAAAGGAACAGTCCTTTATTAACAATGAAGCGGAAGACCCCGGCGGTCGTTTCCATGCCGGCCTGCCAAGGGTAAGTGACGGGGCCATGCTGTTTCTCCAGCACATGATTTCAAAAATGGAGCCCACCGGCAGCCGTATCGCCATCATTCACAACGGCTCTCCCCTGTTCACCGGAGATGCCGGGTCAGGAGAAAGCAACATCCGCAAATGGATTATTGAAAGTGACTGGCTGGAGGCCATTGTGGCCCTGCCCACGGAGCTTTTCTTTAACACCGGTATCGCCACCTACATCTGGATTGTCACCAACCGCAAGCCTGCCCATCGTCGAGGTAAGGTCCAGCTTGTCAATGCGGTTTCCTTTGCCCAGAAAATGCGGAAAAGTCTGGGCAGCAAGAGAAACTTCATCACCACCGAACAGATACAGCAGATAACGGATATCTACACCGGCTTTAAAGACGGGGAGTTCTGCAAGGTTTTTGACAACGAGGACTTCGGCTTTACCAAGGTGACGGTTGAACGACCGGAGATGAAGAAAGACAAGATCGTTAAGGACAAGAACGGCAACCCCAAGCCAGATACCTCTTTACGGGATTATGAAAAGATACCGCTGAAGGTGGATATCGACGAATACTTCAAGCGTGAAGTCCTGCCCCATGTGCCGGATGCCTGGATGGACCGCAGCAAGGATAAGGTCGGCTATGAAATCAATTTCACGAAATACTTTTACAAGTATCAGCCCCTGCGGTCCCTGGATGAAATCAAGGCCGACATCCTTGCTTTGGAGAAAGAGACAGATGGATTGCTGAGCGAGGTGCTGTCCTGA